The genome window CTTTCAAACTATTATTTTTTCTAGGTTCAGGGCGCTTCGAGGCGTCTCGCTTTCGCGTCGCTTCCTCTTGAGCGCTTTACTAATCTATCAACTCAACTGAGCTCTGTCAACCCCTAGAGCAAAAAATATCTGAAATTGGGTTTCATAAACTCTCAAGCCCCACGCCGGTAACGCTTTGAGGGGGTGCATTGAACCAGACAAACTCTGTATACGAGGGGAAGTCTGTACGTGAACGCTGCTGTATGGGCTGCTTCTAAACAACCACTGAACCAAACTCCGGTTAGAGTTTGTGTAAACTTCAATTCTCCTTTGAGGGAACTAGAGCGCCATGCTGGCGAGTACGCACAAGAGGATGATCCTGGGGAGGAGGGTGAGTTTTTCTATAGCGCCCAAAACGCACAACTGGTGAAAAATGCTCACGAGCAATCGTTTAATCGATATTTGGCGGCTGAGTTCATAACACAAAAATTTACCTGCAATAAAACTTAGAACGACTTCACCGGCTCGTATTGGGATAAAGCAAGCGATGCCGGCAAGTGAGGGACAATGGCTTCTATTACAAAACTGCACGGGTAGTAAGCCATCGAGATCATGTGCTAGCGTCTGAGGTTAGAAAAGACGCACAATTTTATCAATCGTGAATTTAGCCCCAATCAGAATACTGGCCCTGCTTTTAAGCGGCACCGGCTTGTTTCTCAGCGCGTGGATAGTCGTGCCGGCACCCATTTTGCCCCTACTGCCCCTAGGCGTAGGGGCACCAGAAATTAGCCCTTGGCTGCTAGGGTTGAATCTACTCGCTGTCGGTGTTTCATGGGTAGGGATACGTTCTAGCTGGCTGCATCGCTTAGCCTTGGGTGCTAGTTTAATCGCACTGACGCTCAGTATTTTGCCACTTGCTCAACTGCCGGCAACTGAACAGCGCATGAACACAGCCATGCAAGACGCCCTCGGCGCGAATTACCTCAGCAAGATCCCCAACGAAGCCCAGATCCGGATGCGTCCCCAGCCTTTTTCTCTGGCTGATACGTTCACCGGCATCCATCCCCCACAAGTGCGCCACACAGCGGACATCCAGTTTGCCGCCCCCGATGGTGTGCCGTTGAAAATGAATATCTACCAACCCCCCCAGGTTGGAAAATACCCGGCACTTGTGGTGATCTATGGCGGGGCGTGGCAGAAGGGCAATCCCAAGCTATATGACACTTTAAGCCGCTATATGGCCGCACAGGGGTATAGTGTCTTTGCGATTGATTACCGGCACGCCCCTAGTTACCGCTACCCCGCCCAGTTGGAAGACGTACAGGCAGCCCTCGCCTTCATCCGCGAGCACGCCACTGAGTATGAAGCGGATGCCGAACGCATGGCATTACTTGGGGGTTCCTCTGGGGCGCATTTGGGGATGCTGGCAGCTTATCAGCCTTCTGCGGTGCCGGTGCGGGCGGTAGTAAACTACTTTGGGCCGGTTAACCTTGCTAACGGTTATGCCAACCCGCCCCGCCCCGATCCTTTGAACATCCGCGCTATCTTAGAAAGCTTTTTGGGTGGTTCCCCTGAAAAAGTGCCCCAATTGTATCGGGCTGCTTCCCCAATCACCTATGCGACGCAAACGCAGCCGCCAACGCTGTTAGTGTATGCGAGTCGGGATCATGTGATAAAAGCGCAATATGGCCGGCAAATGTATGAACGTTTGCGCGAGGCCGGCAACACTGCCATTTTTCTGGAAATTCCTTGGGCAGAACACGCTTTCAACGTCATCTTTCACGGGCCGAGTAACCAGCTAACACTTTACTATACTGAGCGTTTTCTGGCGTGGGCGCTGAGAGAGACTCCTTAGTTTTTGGAGGGAGGGAGATGGAGAGAAAATGATATTTAATGTGAAATTTAACTTCTCAAATCGATAGATGACGTTTTTTTACACCCGAACTGTTCGATTCCAAGATACCGACGCCGCAGGGGTCGTTTACTTTGCTAATGTTTTGGCGATGTGTCACGAAGCTTATGAAGCTTCTTTGGTAGCGTCTGGAATTAATCTGAAGTCTTTTTTTAGCAACCCATCGGTAGCGATTCCAATTGTTCATGCCGGCGTGGATTTCTTTCGCCCCCTGTTTTGCGGGGATCAACTCACGATTCAACTAATCCCTAACCAGCTTACTGACAATGAATTTGAAATCGCCTATCAAGTTTTTGTAGGGGAGGTTACAGACAAGTGGGCCACGCAGGCGATCACCCGTCACGTCTGCATCCAGCCGGCTAGGCGAAGCAGACAATCCCTGCCAGAGGAAATGGTGCAATGGCTGTGCCGGTGGAACAGCAGCGCAGCGGCAGCCGACAGCTCAACAAATCGTCATAATACTTAAATTTTACTTAACAAAAATTAGGAAATATTTTACATTCCATAAATCATGGGTCGTTTTGCTGTCAGCAGCTTTCCAGACCGTTAAGGTGGAAAAGTTAGCGCAATGACACTATATTCAGCAACTAGCCTATCCTGGGGACTCTACTCAACATTTAGCTAGTGGCAACTCCTTCTCAGTATTTACTACAGGAAGTCTGCCCAGCATTGTGTCAGTAGGGACTGGTTATAAGTATTTACCACAATAAGTTTGATGGCGAGTTCGCTTGTGTGAAGAACGCCGGCAGATTTGCTTGCAGAGCAGTTTTCAGCTTAGAATTGGCATAGTAGAAAACGACGACAAGTGACGGTTGTGCAGATACTCAATCTGCACAAGTCAAGTGATAGCTTAATAAAATTTTTATAAAACAGAGGATTTTTAGGGGCACTAGATCATGACCGAACTGCAAAGAAAAACAAGTTGAGCAGATTTGGAAAATAAAAGTTTTTCAATTAAGATGTAATTTTTGAGTCGGCAAACCCTAGATAGACAAGGAGAATCAATATGCTCGATAACACCCTCAATATCGCTGAACTTCCAGAAGGCGGGATGGGTATTAAATTGATGTGGAAATTAGCTGATGAGCTGCGTTATACTCGCACGCCCGCCCATCAAAACTGTCTGTTTATCGTAAAAAGTTACGCACAACCAACTTTAAACCAGTCACCAAGCTCTCAACAAGATGACAGGGTTCTAGAGCAATTAATCGATATATTTAACGATTTAAAATTGCCTAAATATAATAAAAGTTTTAACCCAGAAAATTCCGACACGCCTCTGCAAAAATTGGGTCTTCAAGTCAATACAGATATTAGCGCGTTAGAGCGGGTTTTGAAGTGGTACGAACAACTGCAGGATTTACCCATTCCCGAACACATCTGGATGCAGGGTCAACTCGCGGTAGCAGAAGGTTTTACGAATGCGGTTCGTCACGCCCACAAAGGTTTACCTTTGGAAACACCGATTAAGCTGGAAGTGACGGTTTTCAATGAACGCTTAGAAATAAAGATTTGGGATTACGGGCAACCCTTCGATTTAGAAGCAAGGGTAAAAGAATTTAGACAAGCCAATCAAAAATATCGCTCACTGTCAGAAGAGGTGCATTCTTCTTTCGTGAGTTAACTTCGGTCTGAGGATTTAAGTTACATTCAAAATCTTCTTTGATGTGATTGTCAAGGGCGGGTTTCAACAGCCAGTTTATTTAAGATAATTGAGCATTAAATAGTTTTTGCAGTTGAGCAAAGTTCACTTTCCCTTGAGAGTTGCGCGGCAATTTTTCTACCGGCATCCAATATTTAGGGCGTTTGAACTTACTCAATTTGTCCTCAATCGCGGCTTGCAGCACGGTTGTTGAAACCTCTGGATGGCGAGGAACGTAGAAAGCTGTAACAACTTGACCCCAATGGGAATCGCTCAAGCCGATGACGCAAACATCGCTCACTAAATGGGTGGATTGAATCGCCGCTTCTACTTCAGAGGGGTAGACATTTTCGCCGCCGGTGATAATTTTTTGGCTGTTACGTCCCACAATATTAATGTTACCCCGCTCATCAAGAAATCCTAAGTCATCCGCTTGAAAATACTGTCCATTGACAAAGGATTCTGGATAGTAACCCAACGCTAAAGAGTCCGCTTGGATACGAATGATGCCGGTTTGGTTTGTACCTAATATTTCGCCGGCAGTATTATGAATTGTGATTTTAGCGTGGGGTAAAACTTGCCCGCAACTATTCTCACCGGCTAAAAAATCTGCCGGTTTTAAAGTCGCAATTTGAGAAGCAGTTTCAGTCATTCCGTAGGTGGGTGCGAGTCGGATGCGGTGATATCTG of Microcoleus sp. FACHB-68 contains these proteins:
- a CDS encoding alpha/beta hydrolase; its protein translation is MNLAPIRILALLLSGTGLFLSAWIVVPAPILPLLPLGVGAPEISPWLLGLNLLAVGVSWVGIRSSWLHRLALGASLIALTLSILPLAQLPATEQRMNTAMQDALGANYLSKIPNEAQIRMRPQPFSLADTFTGIHPPQVRHTADIQFAAPDGVPLKMNIYQPPQVGKYPALVVIYGGAWQKGNPKLYDTLSRYMAAQGYSVFAIDYRHAPSYRYPAQLEDVQAALAFIREHATEYEADAERMALLGGSSGAHLGMLAAYQPSAVPVRAVVNYFGPVNLANGYANPPRPDPLNIRAILESFLGGSPEKVPQLYRAASPITYATQTQPPTLLVYASRDHVIKAQYGRQMYERLREAGNTAIFLEIPWAEHAFNVIFHGPSNQLTLYYTERFLAWALRETP
- a CDS encoding thioesterase family protein: MTFFYTRTVRFQDTDAAGVVYFANVLAMCHEAYEASLVASGINLKSFFSNPSVAIPIVHAGVDFFRPLFCGDQLTIQLIPNQLTDNEFEIAYQVFVGEVTDKWATQAITRHVCIQPARRSRQSLPEEMVQWLCRWNSSAAAADSSTNRHNT
- a CDS encoding ATP-binding protein; this translates as MLDNTLNIAELPEGGMGIKLMWKLADELRYTRTPAHQNCLFIVKSYAQPTLNQSPSSQQDDRVLEQLIDIFNDLKLPKYNKSFNPENSDTPLQKLGLQVNTDISALERVLKWYEQLQDLPIPEHIWMQGQLAVAEGFTNAVRHAHKGLPLETPIKLEVTVFNERLEIKIWDYGQPFDLEARVKEFRQANQKYRSLSEEVHSSFVS